The Plectropomus leopardus isolate mb chromosome 15, YSFRI_Pleo_2.0, whole genome shotgun sequence genome has a segment encoding these proteins:
- the LOC121954568 gene encoding LOW QUALITY PROTEIN: polyunsaturated fatty acid 5-lipoxygenase-like (The sequence of the model RefSeq protein was modified relative to this genomic sequence to represent the inferred CDS: deleted 1 base in 1 codon) — protein sequence MPLYTVTVSTGSQWFAGTDDYIYITLVGTEGCSEKTLLDKALYNDFERGAVDSYDVRVGEDLGEIVLVKIEKKKYWVLDDWYCRYISVKTPSGDHVEFPCFRWLVDDKEVVLRDGRAHLPQDDKTSLVKQHRQKELEMRRKTYRWKEWQPGFPMSIDANRHKDLPRDIQFDSEKGVDFVLNYSKAIENLFVNQFMHMFQSSWSDFSDFERIFVRIKNTIQYVMQHWKEDFMFGYQFLNGCNPVMIRKCTKLPDKFPVTHEMVSVSLERELTLEQEIEAGNIYIIDFEVLDGISPNSTDPCTLQYLAAPICLLYKNAQNKILPIAIQLGQSPGEDNPIFLPTDGQYDWLLAKIWVRSADFQYHQTITHLLRTHLMTEVFAIAMYRQLPAVHPVYKLLIPHIRFTIAINTKAREQLICECGIFDKANATGGGGHVQLVQKAVKNLTFRSLCFPDIIKSRGVDNTEELPTYFYRDDGYRVWEATKSFVSDVVHIYYSSDETLQGDEEIQAFVKDVCSFGMQDFDHCEFPKSLKTREELIEYLTVVVFTASAQHAAVNFGQYDWCSWIPNAPSTMRKPPPNKKGLANVNLIIESLPDRGRSSWHLGAVWALSQYQEGELYLGMYPDEHFIEKPVKAAMERFRKQLAEITSSIKKRNDGKKLPYYNMSPDRIPNSVAV from the exons ATGCCTTTATACACAGTGACTGTTTCCACAGGGAGCCAGTGGTTCGCAGGGACTGATGATTATATCTACATCACACTGGTGGGCACAGAGGGGTGCAGTGAGAAGACGCTGCTGGACAAAGCTCTGTACAACGACTTTGAGAGGGGGGCG GTGGACTCCTATGATGTGAGGGTCGGGGAGGACCTGGGTGAGATTGTGTTGGTGAAGATTGAGAAGAAGAAGTACTGGGTGCTGGATGACTGGTACTGCAGGTACATCTCAGTCAAAACCCCATCCGGAGACCATGTAGAGTTCCCCTGCTTCCGCTGGCTGGTGGATGACAAAGAAGTGGTGCTGCGGGACGGAAGAG CACATCTGCCTCAGGATGATAAGACCAGCCTGGTCAAGCAGCACAGGCAAAAAGAGCTGGAAATGAGGAGGAAAACATACAG GTGGAAGGAGTGGCAGCCAGGCTTTCCTATGAGCATAGATGCTAACAGACACAAGGATTTGCCACGGGACATCCAGTTTGACAGTGAGAAGGGAGTGGACTTTGTTCTGAACTACAGTAAGGC AATAGAGAACCTGTTTGTGAACCAGTTCATGCACATGTTCCAGTCCTCCTGGAGTGACTTTTCTGACTTTGAGAGGATCTTTGTGAgaatcaaaaacacaattcag taTGTGATGCAACACTGGAAGGAGGACTTCATGTTTGGTTATCAATTTCTAAACGGTTGCAACCCCGTAATGATCCGAAAGTGCACCAAACTC CCCGACAAGTTTCCTGTCACTCATGAAATGGTTTCTGTCAGCCTGGAGAGGGAGCTGACTCTGGAGCAGGAAATAGAG GCAGGTAACATCTACATCATAGACTTCGAGGTGTTGGACGGCATCAGTCCTAACTCAACAGACCCGTGCACACTGCAGTACCTGGCAGCTCCAATCTGTCTACTCTACAAGAACGCCCAGAACAAGATCCTGCCCATAGCCATACAG CTTGGGCAATCTCCGGGTGAAGACAACCCGATCTTCCTGCCCACTGATGGTCAGTACGACTGGCTGCTGGCAAAGATCTGGGTCCGATCAGCCGACTTCCAGTACCATCAGACCATCACACACCTGCTCAGGACTCATCTGATGACAGAGGTGTTTGCTATTGCTATGTACAGGCAACTCCCTGCTGTTCACCCTGTgtataag CTACTTATCCCACACATTCGTTTTACCATCGCTATCAACACCAAGGCCAGGGAGCAGCTCATCTGTGAGTGTGGCATCTTTGACAAG GCAAACGCAACAGGTGGAGGTGGTCATGTCCAGCTGGTTCAAAAGGCGGTAAAGAATCTGACCTTCAGGTCTCTGTGCTTCCCGGATATCATCAAATCCCGTGGTGTGGACAACACGGAGGAGCTGCCCACCTACTTCTACAGAGACGATGGCTACAGAGTTTGGGAGGCCACCAAGAG TTTTGTGTCTGATGTGGTGCACATTTACTACAGCAGCGATGAGACACTGCAGGGAGACGAAGAAATCCAGGCCTTCGTTAAAGATGTGTGCAGCTTCGGTATGCAGGACTTCGATCACTGCG AGTTTCCCAAGTCCCTGAAAACCCGTGAGGAGCTGATCGAGTATCTGACCGTCGTTGTATTCACTGCTTCAGCTCAGCACGCAGCAGTCAATTTTGGACAG TATGACTGGTGTTCCTGGATCCCAAACGCTCCATCCACCATGAGAAAGCCTCCGCCCAACAAGAAGGGCCTGGCAAATGTGAACTTGATCATCGAGAGCCTCCCAGATCGCGGACGTTCCAGCTGGCACCTGGGGGCTGTCTGGGCCCTCAGCCAGTACCAGGAGGGTGAG CTCTACCTGGGCATGTATCCTGATGAGCACTTCATAGAGAAGCCAGTGAAGGCGGCCATGGAGAGGTTCAGGAAGCAGCTGGCAGAGATAACCAGCTCCATCAAGAAGAGGAACGATGGGAAGAAGCTGCCCTACTATAACATGTCCCCAGACAGAATCCCAAACAGTGTCGCtgtttaa